In the Clostridium beijerinckii genome, one interval contains:
- the prfB gene encoding peptide chain release factor 2 (programmed frameshift) has protein sequence MIIELEKELVKLPGIKKSIEEMGAHFDRDRLEKELNELEYQMQEAGFWDDIKRAEEVTKKSKLIKDKIENFDKLKSQIEDIEVLKEIMEDDDEESANEIIQTLRDIQEQIDDYNMKVLLCGEYDKNNAILTLHVGVGGTDANDWTEMLLRMYTRWCEKQGYSIETLDLLPGDEAGIKSVTLKVTGEYAYGYLKAEKGIHRLVRISPYNANGKRQTSFASMEVLPELTKEQDIEIRSDDLKIDTYRSGGAGGQHVNKTDSAVRITHIPTGIVVQCQNERSQFSNRDTAMEMLKSKLVELKERAHKEKIEDLTGELKDMGWGSQIRSYVFHPYSMVKDHRTNVETSNVTSVMDGEIDMFINAYLKQQ, from the exons ATGATAATTGAACTTGAAAAGGAATTGGTTAAACTTCCAGGTATAAAAAAATCTATAGAAGAAATGGGGGCT CACTTTGACCGAGATAGGTTAGAAAAGGAGCTCAATGAGTTAGAATATCAAATGCAAGAAGCAGGTTTCTGGGATGATATAAAAAGGGCAGAAGAAGTTACAAAAAAGAGTAAATTGATAAAAGATAAAATTGAAAATTTCGATAAGCTGAAGTCTCAGATTGAAGATATAGAAGTACTAAAAGAAATCATGGAAGATGATGATGAAGAATCTGCTAATGAAATAATACAAACTTTAAGAGATATACAAGAACAGATTGATGACTATAATATGAAAGTACTACTATGCGGAGAATATGATAAAAACAATGCCATTTTGACGCTTCATGTTGGTGTTGGAGGTACTGATGCTAACGATTGGACAGAAATGCTTTTAAGAATGTATACAAGATGGTGTGAAAAACAAGGCTATAGTATTGAAACTCTAGATTTGCTTCCTGGAGATGAAGCTGGAATTAAAAGCGTTACTTTAAAAGTTACTGGGGAATATGCATATGGTTACTTAAAAGCGGAGAAAGGTATTCACAGGCTGGTTAGAATATCCCCATATAACGCCAATGGTAAAAGACAAACATCATTTGCATCTATGGAAGTTCTTCCGGAACTTACAAAGGAACAAGATATAGAGATAAGATCTGATGATTTAAAGATAGATACTTATAGATCAGGAGGAGCCGGAGGCCAGCATGTTAATAAAACGGACTCAGCAGTTAGGATAACTCATATTCCAACTGGAATAGTTGTACAGTGCCAAAATGAAAGAAGTCAATTTTCTAACAGGGATACAGCTATGGAAATGTTGAAGTCTAAACTAGTCGAGCTGAAAGAAAGAGCACATAAAGAAAAAATTGAGGATTTAACCGGAGAATTAAAAGATATGGGATGGGGAAGTCAAATAAGATCATACGTATTTCATCCATACAGTATGGTCAAAGATCATAGAACTAATGTCGAAACATCAAATGTTACATCAGTAATGGATGGTGAGATCGATATGTTTATAAATGCATATCTAAAGCAACAATAA
- a CDS encoding response regulator transcription factor translates to MNILIVEDERDIRNLISLHMRKEDYEVYEASDGREALNIFENKKIDLILLDIMMPNVDGISVIQKVRAISTIPIICITAMGNDSDKVLALGLGADDYLVKPISPIELSARVASNLRRCYKYAEHKDVIYSTGELKLFTETFEVYKGNRKIDLNPKEFKILKLLISNLGKVFTKKQIYEEVWEEAYFGDSNNIMVHLSHIREKIEDDPKNPIYIKTIRGIGYKIERVAMHES, encoded by the coding sequence ATGAATATTCTAATAGTTGAGGATGAAAGGGATATTAGAAATCTTATTTCATTGCATATGAGAAAGGAAGACTATGAAGTTTATGAAGCTTCCGATGGACGAGAAGCTTTAAATATATTTGAAAATAAAAAAATAGATTTAATTTTATTAGATATAATGATGCCAAATGTTGATGGGATTTCAGTGATACAAAAGGTACGAGCCATCTCTACTATTCCTATAATCTGTATTACAGCGATGGGGAATGATTCTGATAAAGTTTTGGCTTTAGGACTTGGAGCTGACGATTATTTAGTAAAGCCTATAAGTCCGATAGAGTTATCTGCAAGAGTGGCATCTAATCTCAGAAGATGCTACAAATATGCTGAGCATAAGGATGTAATTTATTCGACAGGAGAGTTAAAGCTATTTACTGAGACTTTTGAAGTTTATAAGGGGAACAGAAAGATTGATCTAAATCCAAAGGAATTCAAGATTTTAAAGTTATTAATTTCAAATTTAGGGAAAGTATTTACTAAGAAACAAATATATGAAGAAGTATGGGAGGAAGCTTATTTCGGAGACTCTAATAATATAATGGTTCATTTAAGTCATATTAGAGAGAAAATAGAAGATGATCCTAAGAATCCAATCTACATAAAAACCATAAGAGGGATAGGTTATAAAATTGAGAGGGTTGCAATGCATGAAAGCTAA
- a CDS encoding sensor histidine kinase → MKAKRIKRSVTTELFFIYFLGYIAINIILLIAIIGSIVVYGTLCGPNTYNSYFGGLQNKLVKDYTSITDGDLSDIDGFMVKINNDNKVLYMRGHVIEEFKNINLQSYMYLFGLTKDNEESLNDDIRTMFALSDFNNSIIETKDNVKYSLYSKYLKEEDSLVVVGFPYSEITKPNRITKVIPHNLIIKIMGAFNVLLILSIVYILAKATSSAFIKPIKTLLAGVIEISHGNYNIRLDIDKKNEFLELANGFNMMAGTIQNEKSQNEKLQKIKEDLILDISHDLKNPLSSILGYSEILINNNDLDEKEKLEYLNIINKNSQRANKLITDLFEFSLYDNSDYKMITVKADIAEFVRQIIANYILEFDHKKFEYDFEIIEEPYYVMINEEKLSRAINNVLDNKVKYNPVGSRIGVKTEVRENYFYIILSDNGECIPQKYRENIFNPFVRVDKSRNSKTGGTGLGLSITKKILNKHNGDIRIIDSGIGTTFEIMLPLVVFKNKI, encoded by the coding sequence ATGAAAGCTAAAAGAATAAAAAGGAGTGTTACAACAGAGTTATTTTTTATATATTTTTTGGGATATATAGCTATAAACATAATACTATTAATAGCGATTATTGGCTCAATTGTTGTTTATGGAACTTTATGCGGACCTAATACATATAATTCTTATTTTGGAGGGCTACAAAATAAGCTTGTAAAAGATTATACGAGTATAACTGATGGGGATTTGTCTGATATAGATGGTTTTATGGTAAAAATAAATAATGATAATAAAGTTCTTTACATGAGGGGACATGTTATCGAGGAATTTAAAAATATAAATTTGCAAAGCTATATGTATTTATTTGGATTAACAAAGGATAATGAAGAATCACTAAATGATGATATTAGAACAATGTTTGCATTATCAGATTTCAATAATTCAATAATTGAAACAAAAGATAATGTTAAATATTCACTATATAGCAAGTATCTAAAAGAAGAAGATTCTTTAGTGGTAGTTGGATTCCCGTATTCAGAGATTACAAAGCCGAATAGAATCACCAAAGTAATTCCTCATAATCTAATAATAAAAATAATGGGTGCGTTCAATGTTCTATTAATTCTCTCAATAGTGTATATTTTAGCTAAAGCAACTTCTAGCGCATTTATAAAACCAATAAAGACATTATTGGCTGGAGTAATAGAGATATCTCATGGCAATTATAATATACGTTTAGATATAGATAAAAAGAATGAATTTCTTGAATTAGCAAATGGATTTAATATGATGGCAGGAACTATACAAAATGAAAAAAGTCAAAATGAAAAATTACAGAAGATAAAAGAGGATTTAATATTAGATATATCGCATGATTTAAAAAACCCTCTTTCATCGATTTTAGGATATAGTGAGATTTTAATTAATAATAATGATTTAGATGAAAAGGAAAAGTTAGAATACTTAAACATAATAAATAAGAATTCACAAAGAGCAAATAAATTAATAACAGACCTGTTTGAATTTTCATTATATGATAATTCTGATTATAAAATGATTACAGTAAAAGCAGATATAGCTGAATTTGTTAGGCAAATAATAGCAAACTATATTCTAGAATTTGATCATAAAAAATTCGAATATGATTTTGAAATAATTGAAGAGCCCTATTATGTAATGATAAATGAAGAAAAGTTATCTAGAGCTATAAATAATGTTTTAGACAATAAAGTTAAATACAATCCTGTAGGAAGTAGAATAGGAGTAAAGACAGAAGTGAGAGAGAATTATTTCTACATTATATTATCAGATAACGGCGAATGTATTCCTCAAAAATACAGAGAAAATATATTTAACCCATTTGTTAGAGTTGATAAATCAAGAAACTCAAAAACTGGAGGAACAGGACTTGGATTATCTATCACAAAGAAAATATTAAATAAACATAATGGTGATATTAGAATTATAGATAGTGGAATAGGGACAACTTTTGAGATCATGTTGCCACTTGTTGTGTTTAAGAATAAAATCTAA
- a CDS encoding site-2 protease family protein — MDNDKNELENIDSNIDYDNLKEETDTINTEEHFEENGLVAKLKDKKGILGVVGAFLLVLLKFKAILFLVLGKLKFLIILLKLGKFASTFISMILMIVIYAKMYGVAFGVGFVLLLLIHEMGHYLTAKLIKLDVSLPVFIPFVGAFISMKEEPKDAATEAKVAIGGPVLGSIGALICLLFYFISGEDFLAALAYVGFMLNLFNLIPVHPLDGGRVVSAISPKLWLIGIPIGIIALFKAFNPIIVLLLILGIAKVIEQYRNSDKSYYEVKTSIRCMFALSYFGLMLLLGLGITYIHGIHSSVIIQ, encoded by the coding sequence ATGGACAACGATAAAAATGAATTAGAAAATATTGATTCAAACATAGATTATGATAATTTGAAAGAAGAAACTGATACCATTAATACGGAAGAACACTTTGAGGAAAATGGTTTAGTTGCAAAATTAAAAGATAAAAAAGGAATTTTAGGAGTAGTAGGAGCTTTTCTATTAGTACTTTTGAAATTTAAAGCTATTTTATTTTTAGTGCTAGGAAAATTAAAATTCTTAATAATATTATTAAAGCTTGGTAAATTTGCATCTACCTTTATATCTATGATACTAATGATCGTCATATACGCTAAGATGTATGGAGTGGCATTTGGAGTTGGCTTTGTATTACTGCTTTTGATTCATGAAATGGGACATTATCTTACGGCTAAATTAATTAAATTGGATGTAAGCCTTCCAGTTTTCATTCCTTTTGTAGGTGCTTTTATTAGCATGAAAGAAGAACCTAAAGATGCAGCAACAGAAGCGAAAGTTGCTATAGGAGGGCCTGTGTTAGGAAGTATAGGTGCACTAATTTGTTTGTTGTTTTACTTTATATCTGGAGAAGACTTTTTGGCAGCACTAGCCTATGTAGGTTTTATGTTAAATCTATTTAATCTTATACCTGTTCATCCACTTGATGGTGGAAGAGTGGTTTCGGCTATATCACCAAAGTTATGGCTCATAGGAATACCAATTGGTATAATTGCTCTCTTCAAGGCTTTCAATCCAATTATTGTATTATTACTTATACTTGGAATTGCAAAAGTTATTGAACAATATAGAAATTCAGATAAATCGTATTATGAAGTAAAGACATCTATTAGGTGTATGTTTGCATTAAGTTATTTCGGATTAATGTTACTTTTGGGACTTGGAATAACATATATCCATGGGATTCATTCTTCTGTAATTATTCAATAA
- a CDS encoding Tex family protein gives MNSIEERIAKELEIKLSQVQNVIGLLDDGNTVPFISRYRKEATGGLSDEVLRKLSERLTYLRNLEERKADVTRLIQEQEKYTDEIGKALENATTLTEVEDIYRPFKPKKRTKATIAVEKGLKPLAELILEGKLSGDLDEEAAKYISEEKGVTNSQEAIQGALDIIAESISDEAKYRKYIREFVIREGNIESKGSSDEPTPYEMYYEYSEAVNKIPPHRILAINRGEKEKILNVKITVNEDKIIQYLENQVLKGNETLDEKLKLAIRDSLKRLIYPSIEREIRSELTDMGEEGAIKIFKENLKALLLQAPIKGKVVMGYDPGFRTGCKIAILDATGKFLENTAVYPTVPKRDIEGTKRTLKALIAKHNVDVISLGNGTASRESEEVIAEMITEIKNETGKELAYVIVSEAGASVYSASELATKEYPDLDVTVRGAISIGRRLQDPLAELVKIDPKAIGVGQYQHDVTPKKLEESLAGVVEDSVNTVGVDLNIATPSLLTHISGINASIAKNIVDYREEVGRFTSRKELLKVKRLGQKAYEQCAGFLRVDDSKEPLDNTSVHPESYAIAKKLIELLGYNKEDLKNNKLGDIDERAQSQGLKKLSETLEVGEMTLKDIIKELKKPGRDPREEMPKPILKTGIIELKDLKPGMVLAGTVRNVSDFGAFVDIGVHQDGLVHKSQMANRFVKHPLDIVKVGDIVKVAILEVDEKRKRISLTMKDIDESAEV, from the coding sequence ATGAATTCAATTGAAGAAAGAATCGCAAAAGAATTAGAAATAAAGTTAAGTCAGGTTCAAAATGTTATTGGACTTTTAGATGATGGAAATACAGTTCCATTTATTTCAAGATATAGAAAAGAAGCAACAGGAGGACTTTCAGATGAAGTCTTAAGAAAATTATCTGAAAGACTTACGTATCTAAGAAATTTAGAGGAAAGAAAAGCTGATGTTACAAGGCTTATACAAGAACAAGAAAAATATACTGATGAAATAGGAAAAGCTTTAGAGAATGCAACGACCTTAACAGAAGTTGAAGATATATATAGACCTTTTAAACCTAAAAAGAGAACAAAAGCAACAATAGCAGTAGAAAAGGGATTAAAGCCTCTTGCAGAACTAATTTTGGAAGGAAAATTAAGTGGGGACCTAGATGAAGAGGCAGCTAAGTATATAAGTGAAGAAAAGGGAGTTACAAATAGTCAAGAAGCTATCCAAGGAGCTTTAGATATAATAGCTGAAAGCATTTCTGATGAAGCTAAGTACAGAAAGTATATAAGAGAATTTGTTATTAGAGAAGGTAATATAGAATCAAAGGGAAGTTCAGATGAACCAACTCCATATGAAATGTATTATGAATATTCTGAAGCAGTAAATAAGATACCACCTCATAGAATATTAGCTATAAACAGAGGAGAAAAAGAAAAAATCCTAAATGTTAAGATAACTGTTAATGAAGATAAGATAATTCAATACTTAGAAAATCAAGTATTAAAAGGCAATGAAACTTTAGATGAAAAATTAAAACTTGCAATTAGAGATTCGTTAAAAAGATTAATTTATCCATCCATAGAAAGAGAAATAAGAAGTGAATTAACTGATATGGGTGAAGAAGGTGCTATTAAGATATTTAAAGAAAACTTGAAAGCATTGTTATTACAAGCGCCTATTAAAGGAAAAGTAGTAATGGGATATGATCCAGGATTTAGAACTGGCTGTAAAATAGCGATTCTAGATGCAACAGGAAAGTTTTTAGAAAATACAGCAGTATATCCTACAGTGCCTAAAAGAGATATCGAAGGAACAAAGAGAACTTTAAAAGCTCTTATTGCTAAACATAATGTTGATGTTATATCCCTTGGAAATGGTACAGCATCAAGAGAATCAGAAGAAGTTATTGCAGAAATGATTACGGAAATAAAAAATGAAACTGGAAAAGAATTAGCATATGTAATAGTATCTGAAGCAGGAGCGTCAGTTTATTCAGCATCAGAACTTGCAACTAAGGAATATCCAGATTTAGATGTTACAGTAAGAGGAGCAATTTCAATAGGAAGAAGGTTGCAAGATCCACTTGCGGAACTAGTTAAGATAGATCCTAAGGCTATAGGAGTAGGACAATATCAGCATGATGTCACTCCTAAAAAGTTAGAAGAATCCTTAGCAGGTGTAGTAGAAGACTCAGTTAACACTGTTGGAGTTGACTTAAATATAGCAACACCATCGCTTTTAACACATATTTCCGGAATAAATGCATCTATCGCTAAAAATATTGTTGACTATAGAGAAGAAGTAGGAAGATTCACTTCAAGAAAAGAACTATTAAAAGTTAAGAGATTAGGTCAAAAGGCTTATGAGCAATGTGCTGGATTTTTAAGAGTTGATGATAGCAAAGAACCTTTGGATAATACATCTGTGCATCCAGAGTCTTATGCTATAGCTAAGAAGTTAATAGAATTACTTGGTTACAATAAAGAAGACCTTAAGAATAATAAATTAGGTGACATTGATGAAAGAGCTCAATCTCAAGGATTAAAAAAATTAAGTGAAACATTAGAAGTTGGAGAGATGACTCTAAAGGATATAATAAAAGAATTAAAGAAGCCAGGCAGAGATCCTAGAGAAGAAATGCCAAAGCCAATACTAAAAACGGGAATAATAGAACTTAAGGACTTAAAACCTGGTATGGTTTTAGCTGGAACTGTTAGGAATGTATCTGATTTTGGAGCATTTGTAGATATAGGAGTGCATCAAGATGGATTAGTTCACAAAAGTCAAATGGCAAATAGATTTGTAAAGCATCCTTTAGATATAGTTAAAGTTGGAGATATAGTAAAGGTAGCGATATTGGAAGTTGATGAAAAGAGAAAGAGAATATCATTAACTATGAAAGATATTGATGAATCAGCAGAAGTATAG
- a CDS encoding IS1182 family transposase: MLKTKLHNKDYTEINDNFQLILPLNLENLIPSDDSVRLLSHVLEGLDYTKLYKAYSSVGRKPAVEPKIMFKIISYAYSQNIYSSRKIEKACKRDINFKWLLQCYKAPDHATISRFRKDYISNEVIEDLFYQQVNYLANQNEILFENAFIDGTKIEANANRYTFVWKKTILKNEEKMFDKILVLLENINLGELKKFTVQKETLIDDIDKILQWLEYEKKKRNIEFVHGIGKRKTKIQKWTEQLSEYKEREEKYNLSKKIFSKRNSYSKTDPDATFMHMKDDHMRNSQLKPAYNVQIAVESEYVTGVGIFDDRNDIATLIPMLNNMKEKIGRKYLNIIADSGYESEENYLFLESNKQTPYIKPQTYEKWKKRSFKNDISKRENMKYDAESDFYICHNNRKLIPTSIIYRKSASGYKSEVTVYECENCDNCDYKVKCTKAKGNRKMQVSKTFVEKREISYKNITTEFGTKLRMNRSIQVEGAFGVLKSDYEFNRFLTRGKNSVQTEFILLCFGYNINKLHSKIQNEKTQNHLHELKPTA, from the coding sequence ATGCTAAAAACCAAATTACACAATAAAGATTATACTGAGATTAATGATAATTTTCAACTTATATTACCATTAAATCTAGAAAATTTAATACCATCAGATGATTCAGTCCGCTTGCTAAGCCATGTATTGGAGGGATTAGATTACACGAAGTTGTATAAGGCGTACTCTTCCGTTGGAAGAAAACCGGCAGTGGAACCTAAAATTATGTTCAAAATAATATCATATGCTTATTCTCAAAATATTTATTCAAGCAGGAAAATCGAAAAAGCATGCAAAAGAGATATAAATTTTAAGTGGTTACTTCAATGTTATAAGGCACCGGATCATGCTACAATCAGTAGATTTCGTAAAGACTATATTTCAAATGAGGTAATTGAAGATTTATTTTATCAACAAGTTAATTATTTAGCAAATCAAAATGAAATACTATTTGAAAATGCATTTATTGATGGTACTAAAATCGAAGCGAATGCTAATCGTTATACATTTGTTTGGAAAAAAACTATTTTAAAAAATGAAGAAAAAATGTTTGATAAAATTCTTGTTCTTTTAGAAAATATTAACCTTGGAGAATTAAAAAAATTTACTGTTCAGAAAGAAACATTAATAGATGATATTGATAAAATTCTTCAATGGCTTGAATATGAAAAAAAGAAAAGAAACATAGAGTTTGTTCATGGAATTGGTAAAAGAAAAACCAAAATTCAAAAGTGGACAGAGCAACTATCTGAATATAAAGAGAGAGAAGAAAAATATAATTTGAGTAAAAAAATATTTTCAAAAAGAAATAGTTATTCTAAAACTGATCCAGACGCAACTTTCATGCATATGAAAGATGATCATATGAGAAATAGTCAATTAAAACCTGCATATAATGTGCAAATCGCAGTTGAAAGTGAATACGTAACCGGCGTCGGAATATTTGATGATAGAAATGATATAGCAACATTAATACCTATGCTTAATAATATGAAAGAAAAAATTGGTCGTAAATATCTTAATATAATTGCAGACTCAGGTTATGAAAGCGAAGAAAACTATTTATTCTTAGAATCAAATAAGCAAACTCCTTATATAAAACCACAAACTTATGAGAAGTGGAAAAAAAGAAGTTTTAAAAATGATATAAGTAAGCGCGAAAATATGAAATATGATGCTGAATCGGATTTTTATATTTGTCATAACAATAGAAAATTAATACCTACCTCTATTATTTATAGAAAATCCGCAAGTGGATACAAATCAGAAGTAACTGTGTATGAATGCGAAAACTGTGATAATTGCGATTACAAAGTAAAATGCACAAAAGCAAAAGGAAATAGAAAAATGCAGGTTTCAAAAACTTTTGTGGAAAAGCGTGAAATATCCTATAAAAATATTACAACTGAATTTGGAACTAAATTAAGAATGAATAGATCTATTCAGGTCGAAGGAGCATTTGGAGTTCTAAAAAGTGATTATGAATTCAATAGATTTTTAACACGTGGAAAAAATAGCGTTCAAACTGAATTTATTTTGCTTTGTTTTGGTTATAATATTAACAAATTACATTCAAAAATACAAAATGAAAAAACTCAGAATCATCTTCATGAATTGAAACCTACTGCCTAA
- a CDS encoding Gfo/Idh/MocA family protein yields MIRWGIIGLGNIALRFAKSLSYSNEGKLYAIASRTKEKRDEFYDKYNCEKVYENYNELLRDEEVDAVYIALPHGFHKHWSIEALKHKKAVLCEKPVGINSEEMKEIKKEAVLNNTFFMEAMKTRFVPIISDIKRMIRNKEIGDITAIEANFCNNVENIKPGSYLLDKDQGGALLDVGIYPLSFVMDMIDSQVKSVKSYMDINESGVDSYFKAILSFEDGVIGTVEGAIDRNKERTAIIRGTKGWMEIPMYNRPNKAVVNLNSGKSYTIEKDIEFDDMYAEIKEVHNCLKESKLESDYLTLNESIRVMEVLDRIRMNAE; encoded by the coding sequence ATGATTAGATGGGGAATTATAGGACTTGGAAATATAGCTTTGAGATTTGCAAAGAGTTTATCATATTCTAATGAAGGTAAACTATATGCTATAGCATCTAGAACTAAGGAAAAACGTGATGAATTTTATGATAAGTATAATTGCGAGAAAGTTTATGAAAATTATAATGAATTATTAAGAGATGAAGAAGTGGATGCTGTATATATAGCATTGCCTCACGGCTTTCATAAACACTGGTCCATCGAAGCTTTAAAGCATAAAAAGGCTGTGCTTTGTGAGAAGCCTGTAGGGATAAATTCGGAAGAAATGAAGGAAATAAAAAAAGAAGCTGTGTTAAATAATACATTCTTTATGGAAGCAATGAAGACAAGGTTTGTTCCGATAATTAGTGATATTAAGAGAATGATAAGAAATAAAGAGATTGGAGATATAACGGCTATAGAAGCTAATTTTTGCAATAATGTAGAAAACATTAAACCGGGATCGTATTTATTAGATAAAGACCAAGGTGGGGCGTTACTAGATGTAGGAATTTATCCATTGTCATTTGTAATGGATATGATCGATTCACAGGTTAAAAGTGTCAAATCTTACATGGATATAAATGAATCAGGAGTCGATTCCTATTTTAAAGCAATACTTTCTTTTGAAGATGGAGTAATAGGAACTGTAGAAGGGGCAATTGATAGAAATAAAGAAAGGACAGCTATTATTAGAGGAACAAAGGGATGGATGGAGATTCCGATGTATAATAGACCAAACAAAGCTGTTGTTAATCTAAATTCGGGCAAGTCGTATACAATTGAAAAAGATATAGAATTTGATGACATGTATGCAGAGATTAAAGAAGTTCATAACTGTTTAAAAGAGTCGAAGCTTGAAAGTGATTATTTAACTTTAAATGAATCAATTCGAGTTATGGAAGTATTAGATAGAATTAGAATGAATGCGGAATAA
- a CDS encoding DMT family transporter produces MDEVKVYTNRKNIVLLATLCCFLWGSAYPAIKVGYSLFNISDVGSKLIFAGYRFTLAGIFILIFELISKRVIFKFTRKQFGQITLLGLTQTALQYIFFYVGMSYTTGVRGSIINGTGTFVSIILAHFIYKNDRLNLNKIIGCVIGFIGVVIVNLNGESLGGTSVTFKGEGFIMIAAIIFAVSAIYGKKITQTQEPSIVTGFQLFIGGILLTALGFALGGSLEGFTAKSTLLLIYMALLSSIAFAVWTQLLKYNKVGLISVFNFLIPVFGTLLSALILGENIFDIKILIALILVCYGIFLVYRVKKEK; encoded by the coding sequence ATGGATGAAGTAAAAGTTTATACTAACAGAAAAAATATTGTACTTTTAGCAACATTGTGTTGCTTTTTATGGGGAAGTGCATATCCGGCTATAAAAGTTGGATATTCACTATTTAATATAAGTGATGTAGGCTCTAAATTAATTTTTGCCGGATATAGGTTTACACTTGCAGGTATTTTTATACTCATATTTGAGCTTATATCAAAAAGAGTTATATTTAAATTTACTAGAAAGCAATTTGGTCAGATAACTTTATTAGGTTTAACTCAAACTGCACTTCAATATATATTCTTCTATGTGGGAATGTCATATACTACAGGGGTTAGAGGATCTATAATAAATGGAACAGGAACTTTTGTAAGTATAATTCTAGCTCATTTTATATATAAGAATGATAGGTTAAATTTAAATAAGATAATAGGATGCGTTATTGGATTTATAGGAGTAGTAATTGTTAATTTAAATGGAGAATCATTAGGAGGAACATCTGTCACTTTTAAAGGTGAGGGGTTTATAATGATTGCTGCAATAATATTTGCTGTGTCTGCAATATATGGGAAGAAGATAACGCAAACTCAAGAACCTTCGATAGTAACTGGTTTTCAGCTATTTATAGGAGGAATTCTTCTTACTGCATTAGGATTTGCATTAGGAGGTAGCTTAGAAGGATTTACAGCGAAATCAACATTACTACTTATATATATGGCATTACTATCATCAATAGCCTTTGCTGTTTGGACGCAATTATTAAAATATAACAAAGTAGGATTAATATCAGTATTTAATTTTTTAATACCGGTATTTGGAACATTGTTATCAGCATTAATATTAGGAGAAAATATATTTGATATTAAGATATTAATAGCGCTTATTTTAGTTTGTTATGGAATATTTCTAGTTTATAGAGTTAAGAAAGAAAAGTAG